A portion of the Streptomyces sp. YPW6 genome contains these proteins:
- a CDS encoding LuxR C-terminal-related transcriptional regulator yields the protein MTITETTNSTAARGQYRRPDAADRRTPGAGGAPGGRVSVAVYAEDLILQTGMVHQLRVRPEIELLPEDEADRAQVSLVVVDTVGESTVQLLHRLQRNTSTRTGLVVGYFESSALQTMIECGVAAVLRRAEADQDRLVHLVRAMANGEGVLPGDLLGKLLDHVSSLQRTVLDPRGLTLSTLTAREAEMIRLVSEGCDTAEIARKTSYSERTVKNVLHEVATRLELRNRAHAVGYAMRHGLI from the coding sequence ATGACGATCACGGAAACGACGAACAGCACGGCGGCGCGCGGGCAGTACCGCAGGCCCGACGCCGCCGACCGCCGCACGCCCGGCGCCGGGGGAGCGCCCGGGGGCAGGGTCTCCGTAGCGGTGTACGCGGAGGACCTGATCCTCCAGACCGGCATGGTCCACCAACTGCGGGTGCGCCCCGAGATAGAACTGCTGCCGGAGGACGAGGCGGACCGGGCGCAGGTCTCGCTGGTCGTGGTGGACACGGTGGGCGAGTCCACCGTCCAGCTTCTGCACCGCCTCCAGCGCAACACCTCCACCCGTACCGGGCTGGTCGTCGGGTACTTCGAGTCGAGCGCTCTCCAGACGATGATCGAGTGCGGGGTCGCCGCCGTCCTCAGGCGCGCCGAGGCCGACCAGGACCGGCTCGTCCACCTGGTGCGTGCGATGGCCAACGGCGAGGGTGTCCTGCCGGGCGATCTGCTCGGCAAGCTCCTGGACCACGTCAGCTCCCTCCAGCGCACGGTTCTGGACCCCCGCGGGCTCACCCTGTCCACCCTCACCGCCCGTGAGGCCGAGATGATCCGGCTGGTCTCGGAGGGCTGCGACACCGCGGAGATCGCGCGGAAGACGTCGTACTCGGAACGCACCGTCAAGAACGTGCTGCACGAGGTCGCGACCCGCCTCGAACTGCGCAACCGGGCCCACGCGGTGGGCTACGCGATGCGGCACGGCCTGATCTGA
- a CDS encoding hydrolytic protein — MTVSPGGTATTTLTVRNDGDIVEAYTLEVVGDCAAWTTVEPARVSLYPGTSETVVLTFAPPRSHEVRAGETPLAVRVLPAERPESVAVPESSVTVEPFHELRTELEPRRRRGWLGARFRTAVQNKGNTPVDVALAGKQDGEDLRLAFTPDSKRLEPGESAETVLKVRARKLIWFGEPATWPFEVLATEAVGSAAGDAEPRAVPVTAAEDGQPAGAEPLPGEFAQIPVLPKWLLIVLAALLALLLAWFALVRPAVRSTAEQAGAKAAQEETERGQEQGSTPPGGAENPAGGQGEGTGPDGTGPGGAGSGPGGGGGTGGTGGGGGGGGEQASRTIDVQTRAGATAEGAYRVPAGKVFRVTDVVVANFQGDEGLVTISFGENKITTIALETFRNQDYHWVTPIQVPENATVTASVTCAKPGTPATGQQASGCHQVLNVSGVLSDLAR, encoded by the coding sequence GTGACGGTGTCGCCGGGCGGTACCGCGACGACCACCCTGACCGTGCGCAACGACGGCGACATCGTCGAGGCCTACACCCTCGAAGTGGTCGGCGACTGCGCCGCCTGGACCACCGTCGAGCCGGCGCGTGTGTCGCTGTACCCGGGCACCTCCGAGACGGTGGTCCTGACCTTCGCCCCGCCCCGCTCCCACGAGGTCAGGGCGGGCGAAACCCCCCTGGCCGTACGGGTGCTGCCCGCCGAGCGCCCCGAATCGGTGGCGGTCCCCGAGTCCTCGGTGACCGTGGAGCCGTTCCACGAGCTGCGCACGGAACTGGAGCCGCGCCGCCGCCGGGGCTGGCTGGGCGCCCGGTTCCGTACCGCCGTGCAGAACAAGGGGAACACCCCGGTCGACGTGGCCCTCGCGGGGAAGCAGGACGGGGAGGATCTGCGCCTCGCCTTCACGCCGGACAGCAAGCGGCTGGAGCCGGGCGAGTCGGCGGAGACCGTCCTGAAGGTCCGGGCCCGGAAGCTGATCTGGTTCGGCGAGCCCGCCACCTGGCCGTTCGAGGTACTGGCGACCGAGGCCGTCGGAAGCGCCGCAGGGGACGCCGAGCCCCGGGCCGTGCCCGTGACCGCTGCCGAGGACGGGCAGCCGGCCGGGGCCGAGCCGCTGCCCGGGGAGTTCGCGCAGATACCCGTCCTGCCGAAGTGGCTGCTGATCGTGCTGGCGGCGCTGCTGGCGCTGCTGCTCGCATGGTTCGCCCTGGTGCGGCCCGCGGTACGGAGCACGGCCGAGCAGGCCGGGGCGAAGGCCGCGCAGGAGGAGACCGAGCGGGGCCAGGAGCAGGGGTCGACGCCGCCCGGCGGTGCGGAGAACCCGGCAGGCGGCCAGGGCGAGGGCACCGGTCCGGACGGCACGGGCCCCGGTGGGGCCGGTTCCGGACCGGGCGGGGGCGGCGGCACCGGCGGGACTGGTGGCGGCGGGGGCGGCGGGGGCGAGCAGGCCTCCAGGACCATCGACGTGCAGACCCGGGCGGGAGCCACGGCAGAAGGCGCCTACCGGGTCCCGGCCGGGAAGGTGTTCCGCGTCACGGACGTCGTGGTGGCGAACTTCCAGGGCGACGAGGGCCTCGTGACGATCTCCTTCGGAGAGAACAAGATCACGACGATCGCTCTGGAGACCTTCCGCAACCAGGACTATCACTGGGTCACCCCCATTCAGGTTCCGGAGAACGCCACCGTCACCGCTTCCGTCACCTGTGCCAAACCCGGCACTCCGGCCACCGGACAACAGGCTTCCGGGTGCCATCAGGTTCTGAATGTCAGCGGCGTACTGAGCGATCTCGCACGGTAG
- a CDS encoding phage tail sheath family protein has protein sequence MPSYLTPGVYVEEVQSGARPIEGVGTAVAAFVGFAGTGPFHRPTLVTNWDQYVQTFGAFTADTYLAHAVHGFFANGGGAAYVVRIGGPAQGADPAGQGSVAPAPAPVALGGFLVAAKPGTGDGLSVEIADAEGENPPEDRFRLLVRQGGKAVETYDVSTRKNVKGYLVTQARDSKLIQVTEQPGTAQSRPEKQTVALAPATAAAPGNGVARLDASEYVGDAAERTGFAGLEAIDEITMVAVPDLMSAFQRGDIDAEGVKTVQLAVIAHCEQMGDRVAVLDTPPGMNAQRVRAWRNEDAGYDSRYAALYYPWVKVFDPASGRNSLVPPSGHVAGVWARSDNERGVHKAPANEVIRGAVDLEIRLSKGEQDLLNPIGVNCVRAFPGRGIRIWGARTLSSDPAWRYLNVRRLFNYLEESILLGTQWVVFEPNDDRLWSSIRRNVTAFLTEEWRRGALFGRTAEEAFYVRCDRSNNPQDSIDLGQVVCEIGVAPVKPAEFVIFRLSQFSDSTSLVDE, from the coding sequence ATGCCGTCGTACCTCACCCCCGGTGTTTACGTGGAGGAGGTGCAGTCCGGAGCACGGCCCATCGAGGGAGTCGGCACCGCGGTCGCAGCCTTCGTCGGCTTCGCGGGGACGGGGCCCTTCCACCGGCCGACGCTGGTGACCAACTGGGACCAGTACGTGCAGACGTTCGGCGCCTTCACGGCCGACACCTACCTGGCGCACGCCGTCCACGGCTTCTTCGCCAACGGCGGGGGCGCGGCCTACGTCGTGCGCATCGGCGGCCCCGCCCAGGGCGCCGACCCCGCCGGCCAGGGGTCCGTCGCCCCGGCGCCCGCACCCGTCGCCCTCGGCGGCTTCCTGGTCGCCGCCAAGCCCGGCACGGGCGACGGCCTCTCCGTGGAGATCGCCGACGCCGAGGGCGAGAACCCTCCGGAGGACCGCTTCCGGCTGCTGGTGCGCCAGGGCGGCAAGGCCGTGGAGACGTACGACGTCTCCACCCGCAAGAACGTCAAGGGCTATCTGGTCACCCAGGCCCGCGACTCCAAGCTGATCCAGGTCACCGAGCAGCCCGGCACCGCGCAGAGCCGCCCGGAGAAGCAGACCGTGGCCCTGGCCCCCGCGACGGCGGCCGCGCCCGGCAACGGCGTGGCCCGGCTCGACGCCTCCGAGTACGTGGGCGACGCCGCCGAGCGCACCGGGTTCGCCGGTCTGGAGGCGATCGACGAGATCACGATGGTCGCCGTCCCGGACCTGATGAGCGCCTTCCAGCGCGGCGACATCGACGCCGAGGGCGTCAAGACCGTGCAGCTCGCGGTCATCGCGCACTGCGAGCAGATGGGCGACCGTGTCGCCGTTCTCGACACCCCGCCCGGCATGAACGCCCAGCGCGTCCGCGCCTGGCGCAACGAGGACGCCGGCTACGACTCCCGCTACGCCGCCCTCTACTACCCGTGGGTCAAGGTCTTCGACCCGGCGAGCGGCCGCAACTCCCTGGTCCCGCCGAGCGGTCACGTGGCCGGCGTGTGGGCCCGCAGCGACAACGAGCGCGGCGTGCACAAGGCCCCCGCCAACGAGGTGATCCGAGGAGCCGTCGACCTGGAGATCCGGCTCTCCAAGGGCGAGCAGGACCTCCTCAACCCGATCGGCGTCAACTGCGTGCGCGCCTTCCCCGGCCGCGGCATCCGGATCTGGGGCGCCCGTACCCTCTCCTCCGACCCGGCCTGGCGCTACCTCAACGTCCGCCGCCTCTTCAACTACCTGGAGGAGTCCATCCTCCTGGGCACCCAGTGGGTGGTGTTCGAGCCGAACGACGACCGCCTCTGGTCGAGCATCCGGCGCAACGTCACCGCGTTCCTCACCGAGGAGTGGCGGCGCGGCGCGCTGTTCGGCCGCACCGCCGAAGAGGCGTTCTACGTGCGGTGCGACCGGAGCAACAACCCGCAGGATTCGATCGACCTCGGTCAGGTCGTCTGCGAGATCGGCGTGGCGCCGGTGAAGCCCGCGGAGTTCGTGATCTTCCGGCTCTCGCAGTTCTCGGACAGCACCAGCCTCGTCGACGAGTGA
- a CDS encoding phage tail protein, which yields MAEGDALSTHIFGVQLGGYLVESIQEISGMTVEEEVVEVRQVTADGKQIIRKQPGARQAGEVTITRGLDKSSEFTTWIKETLNNGAVDTARQNLTIEIKDSTGETVRRIQLMQGWASKWEGPSLKAGESSAATETVTITFEEIVVE from the coding sequence ATGGCAGAGGGCGACGCTCTTTCCACGCACATCTTCGGCGTCCAGCTCGGCGGCTATCTCGTGGAGTCCATCCAGGAGATCAGCGGCATGACCGTCGAGGAGGAAGTCGTCGAGGTCCGTCAGGTGACCGCCGACGGCAAGCAGATCATCCGCAAGCAGCCGGGCGCCCGGCAGGCGGGCGAGGTGACGATCACCCGCGGGCTCGACAAGAGCAGCGAGTTCACCACCTGGATCAAGGAGACCCTCAACAACGGGGCCGTCGACACCGCCCGCCAGAACCTCACCATCGAGATCAAGGACTCGACCGGTGAGACCGTGCGCCGCATCCAGCTGATGCAGGGCTGGGCCTCCAAATGGGAGGGCCCCTCCCTGAAGGCCGGCGAGTCCAGCGCGGCGACGGAGACGGTGACCATCACCTTCGAGGAGATCGTGGTCGAATGA
- a CDS encoding DUF6760 family protein translates to MTYALPRLREEIAYVAYHFHWQREDILDLTHGERQQWVREIARINTRVNEGG, encoded by the coding sequence GTGACGTACGCGCTTCCCCGGCTGCGGGAGGAGATCGCGTACGTCGCCTACCACTTCCATTGGCAGCGTGAGGACATTCTCGACCTCACCCACGGCGAGCGTCAGCAGTGGGTGCGGGAGATAGCGCGGATCAACACCCGCGTCAACGAAGGCGGGTGA
- a CDS encoding phage tail protein — MTDNIFATSVFFTLAIGGSDLGAFHTCSGLGAEVEMETYAEGGNNGFTWQLPGRITWTNITLTRPVTTDTLKIARWLNDTIQRVEPKDGEIVALRPDLSRIISWQVHGIVPVRWQGPSFDPANSQAAVETLEIAHEGLEPS; from the coding sequence ATGACCGACAACATCTTCGCGACGAGCGTGTTCTTCACGCTCGCGATCGGCGGCAGCGACCTGGGCGCGTTCCACACCTGCTCGGGGCTGGGCGCCGAGGTGGAGATGGAGACGTACGCCGAGGGCGGCAACAACGGGTTCACCTGGCAGCTGCCGGGGCGGATCACCTGGACGAACATCACGCTGACCCGGCCGGTGACCACCGACACCCTCAAGATCGCGCGCTGGCTGAACGACACGATCCAGCGGGTCGAGCCCAAGGACGGCGAGATCGTGGCGTTGCGCCCCGACCTCAGCCGGATCATCAGCTGGCAGGTCCACGGGATCGTGCCGGTGCGCTGGCAGGGACCGTCCTTCGATCCGGCCAACTCCCAGGCGGCGGTCGAGACGCTGGAGATCGCCCACGAGGGTCTGGAGCCTTCCTGA
- a CDS encoding LysM peptidoglycan-binding domain-containing protein — protein MSPAFRASRARAQLTVMEPPSAVGARPGGTLARLTLQFNPARLSLSKSTEWRRTPSRMAGQSALPEFVGSGPRSLSLEVFLDATATHDNSVEKAVEQLMTACVPTPSSLARKTPASPWVRFDWGTSKTTSFDGVLSNLSVSYTLFDVDGKPLRATCSLSIEEASVDPAGQNPTSGSKEARRTHRVVAGDSLPLLAWREYGDATAWRTIAYANDIDDPMRLTPGQELLVPGREDRPAEGGR, from the coding sequence ATGTCACCCGCATTCCGCGCGAGCCGCGCTCGCGCCCAGCTCACCGTCATGGAACCGCCGTCCGCCGTCGGCGCCAGACCCGGCGGCACGCTCGCCCGCCTCACGTTGCAGTTCAACCCCGCCAGGCTCTCGCTGAGCAAGAGCACCGAGTGGCGGCGCACCCCGTCCCGGATGGCCGGGCAGTCCGCGCTGCCCGAGTTCGTCGGCAGCGGGCCCCGCTCCCTGTCGCTGGAGGTGTTCCTCGACGCGACCGCCACCCACGACAACTCCGTGGAGAAGGCGGTGGAACAGCTGATGACCGCCTGTGTCCCCACCCCCAGCAGTCTGGCCCGCAAGACACCCGCCAGCCCCTGGGTTCGCTTCGACTGGGGGACGTCGAAGACGACCTCCTTCGACGGCGTGCTCTCCAACCTCTCCGTCTCCTACACCCTGTTCGACGTCGACGGGAAGCCGCTGCGCGCCACGTGCTCCCTCTCCATCGAGGAGGCGAGCGTCGACCCGGCGGGGCAGAACCCCACCTCGGGTTCGAAGGAGGCGCGGCGCACGCACCGGGTGGTGGCCGGGGACAGCCTGCCGCTGCTGGCCTGGCGGGAGTACGGCGACGCCACCGCGTGGCGCACCATCGCGTACGCCAACGACATCGACGACCCGATGCGGTTGACGCCCGGCCAGGAACTCCTGGTGCCCGGTCGCGAGGACCGCCCGGCGGAGGGCGGCCGATGA
- a CDS encoding VgrG-related protein, with product MTGKEAPGRSFAADPIIEAPAELPAAWAAQLVSCVVDENVGLPDTAVLMYRDPDHTFLTTTGITMGTPLTISVVTVQDRGRERLFTGEVTAIELDTDTTGSFTVVRAFSRAHRLQRGRKVVAYRNMKTADIVRKVAAGAGLAVGRVEAAPVTYKQLTQPNVSDWEFLQHLAAGSGATVRVDDRGRLQFTRPDPASSAPSPSTSATRDPMVLEYGNNLLALRAVLTGADGSDSVEVRGWNVDTKTRLLARQQSVRSDTVAPGMSPSEAAGVFGSGGSRTTVADTPYRTQAETRAVAGALAASVSAGFGEVEAVAYGNPQLRAGAPVALGNVGPAFSGRYTATAAHHVLEPDTGYRTTVIVSASPDRSLAGLTAGANAPARGPRMPGLAIGVVTDIREEGQGQRGWVRLKFPWLDDSYVTDWVRTVQWGGQGGGGVFSPEVNDEVLVGFEQGLLDSPYVLGGLYNGVDKPSPHDVPLVDPTSGKVNRRSLVSRSGNRLELLDAPRGPAGVRIATGDRRLDVVLDEKKGEITLTVKSPGGARKLSSVTLSASGITLDAGTTGDVNIKGRSVTVNGTTGVTVDGGLLAVLKAKLIRIN from the coding sequence ATGACCGGGAAGGAAGCCCCCGGCCGCTCGTTCGCCGCCGACCCGATCATCGAGGCCCCGGCCGAGTTGCCGGCCGCCTGGGCCGCCCAGCTGGTGAGCTGTGTCGTCGACGAGAACGTGGGCCTGCCGGACACGGCCGTCCTGATGTACCGGGACCCCGACCACACCTTCCTCACCACAACCGGCATCACCATGGGCACCCCGCTCACCATCTCGGTGGTGACCGTGCAGGACCGGGGGCGCGAGCGGCTGTTCACCGGAGAGGTCACCGCGATCGAGCTGGACACCGACACCACCGGGTCGTTCACCGTCGTCCGGGCGTTCTCCCGGGCGCACCGGCTCCAGCGCGGCCGGAAGGTGGTGGCGTACCGCAACATGAAGACGGCGGACATCGTCCGCAAGGTCGCCGCCGGGGCGGGCCTGGCGGTCGGGCGGGTCGAGGCCGCGCCGGTCACGTACAAGCAGCTGACCCAGCCGAACGTGTCGGACTGGGAGTTCCTCCAGCACCTCGCGGCCGGGAGCGGCGCCACCGTCCGGGTCGACGACCGGGGCCGGTTGCAGTTCACCCGACCGGACCCGGCCTCCTCGGCCCCCTCGCCCTCGACGTCCGCCACGCGCGACCCGATGGTCCTGGAGTACGGGAACAATCTGCTGGCCCTGCGCGCGGTGCTGACCGGGGCCGACGGGTCCGACAGCGTGGAGGTGCGCGGCTGGAACGTCGACACCAAGACCCGGCTGTTGGCGCGGCAGCAGTCCGTGCGCAGCGACACCGTCGCCCCGGGGATGAGCCCGTCGGAGGCGGCGGGCGTCTTCGGCTCCGGCGGTTCCCGGACGACGGTCGCGGACACCCCGTACCGCACCCAGGCGGAGACCCGGGCCGTGGCCGGGGCGCTCGCCGCCTCCGTCAGCGCCGGGTTCGGGGAGGTCGAGGCGGTGGCGTACGGGAATCCGCAGCTGCGGGCGGGCGCGCCGGTGGCGCTGGGCAACGTGGGGCCCGCGTTCTCCGGCCGCTACACCGCGACCGCCGCGCACCACGTCCTCGAACCGGACACCGGCTACCGCACGACGGTGATCGTCAGCGCCTCGCCGGACCGGTCCCTCGCGGGGCTGACCGCCGGCGCGAACGCCCCCGCGCGCGGCCCGCGCATGCCGGGCCTGGCGATCGGGGTGGTCACCGACATCCGGGAGGAGGGCCAGGGGCAACGCGGCTGGGTGCGGCTGAAGTTCCCCTGGCTCGACGACAGTTACGTCACCGACTGGGTGCGTACCGTGCAGTGGGGCGGCCAGGGCGGTGGCGGGGTGTTCAGCCCCGAGGTCAACGACGAAGTGCTCGTCGGGTTCGAGCAGGGGCTGCTGGACAGCCCGTACGTGCTCGGCGGGCTCTACAACGGCGTCGACAAGCCCTCCCCGCACGACGTCCCTCTCGTCGACCCGACCAGCGGGAAGGTCAACCGGCGTTCTCTGGTGTCGCGTTCGGGGAACCGGCTGGAGCTGCTGGACGCGCCGCGCGGTCCGGCGGGGGTGCGGATCGCCACCGGCGACCGGCGGCTCGACGTGGTCCTCGACGAGAAGAAGGGCGAGATCACGCTGACCGTCAAGTCACCCGGTGGGGCGCGGAAGTTGAGCTCCGTGACGTTGTCCGCCTCGGGCATCACGCTCGACGCGGGCACCACCGGTGACGTGAACATCAAGGGCCGCTCGGTGACCGTCAACGGCACGACGGGAGTCACGGTCGACGGCGGACTGCTCGCCGTCCTCAAGGCCAAGCTCATCAGAATCAACTGA
- a CDS encoding PAAR domain-containing protein produces MPPAARTGDSTAHGGLIGTPPPGAVAVATVLIGGRPAAVTGSLHGCVVPPHAALGPGNVIMPNPAAAIGGVVLIGGLPAARMGDRTTCGAPVVSGAFDVLIGGPV; encoded by the coding sequence ATGCCCCCCGCAGCCCGCACGGGCGACAGCACCGCCCACGGCGGACTCATCGGCACCCCGCCCCCGGGCGCGGTCGCCGTGGCCACCGTGCTCATCGGCGGCCGGCCCGCGGCCGTCACCGGGAGCCTGCACGGGTGCGTCGTCCCCCCGCACGCGGCGCTCGGCCCCGGCAACGTGATCATGCCCAACCCCGCCGCCGCGATCGGCGGCGTGGTGCTGATCGGCGGGCTGCCCGCCGCCCGGATGGGCGACAGGACCACCTGCGGAGCGCCCGTCGTCAGCGGTGCGTTCGACGTCCTGATCGGGGGCCCGGTGTGA
- a CDS encoding GPW/gp25 family protein has product MSGDGYAGRGGGFIGRGWGFPLRTGPTGGIALVERDKEIEEAIGLILGTAPGERPMRPEFGCGIHEYVFAPGDGATAGRIAQEVRTSLERWEPRIEVTDVVVAFDAVEEGTLYIDVHYTVRATNDLRNLVFPFYSIPSPESPAARTAREAGRL; this is encoded by the coding sequence GTGAGCGGCGACGGATACGCCGGACGCGGCGGCGGATTCATCGGGCGCGGCTGGGGCTTCCCGCTGCGGACCGGGCCGACGGGCGGTATCGCCCTGGTCGAGCGGGACAAGGAGATCGAGGAGGCCATCGGGTTGATCCTCGGCACCGCGCCGGGCGAGCGGCCGATGCGCCCCGAGTTCGGCTGCGGCATCCACGAGTACGTCTTCGCGCCCGGCGACGGGGCGACCGCCGGGCGGATCGCGCAGGAGGTCCGCACTTCGCTGGAGCGGTGGGAGCCGCGGATCGAGGTGACGGACGTGGTGGTCGCGTTCGACGCGGTCGAGGAGGGCACGCTCTACATCGACGTGCACTACACCGTGCGGGCCACCAACGACCTGCGCAACCTGGTCTTCCCCTTCTACTCGATCCCGTCGCCCGAGAGCCCGGCGGCGCGGACCGCCCGGGAAGCGGGGAGGCTCTGA
- a CDS encoding putative baseplate assembly protein codes for MALPSPNLDDRRFQQLVDEAKRFVQQRSPEWTDHNVSDPGVTLIETFAYLVDQLLYRLNRVPDKNYAAFLDLLGVTLFPPTAARAEIDFWLSAPQPETVHLPAGTEVATVRGETGEPVVFSTSDDLPVVPSSLVRLVTAPVAGEQTDRTAPLGAGKDIPCFQARPEPGDALLFGLPTAVPRCIVAVRLDSRVEGVGVDPRQPPLVWEAWDGARWVACATGTDSTGGLNRPGEVVVFVPAGHTASVVAGTRAGWLRCRVTAPEPGQPFYSESPTIREAEVFTVGGTTAAEHAETVLDVPLGVSEGVAGQRFTVGRAPLLLDGDPPIVQVSADEGWQDWTPVEHFGASGPGDRHVRVDAVAGEFAFPPEVREADGTMRAYGAVPEKGARLRVARCRTGGGSAGNVARGAISVLRSSVPYVASVNNREAANGGVDGETVENAKVRAPAILRVQERAVTAEDYELIAREAAPSLRRVRCLPAVPGEAGAVRVLVVPDAVADEDGQVRFEQLIPSEAVLAAVTERLDERRLVGTRLIVEPPAYQGVTVVARLVAAPGDVDRVRAEALEALFRHIDPLRGGADGRGWPFGRPVQYGEVFAVLQNVEGAGLVEDVRLFPADPITGRRGAAADRVDVAPGALVFSHQHQVVVTAGGAGGAA; via the coding sequence ATGGCCCTGCCCTCCCCGAACCTGGACGACCGGCGTTTCCAGCAACTCGTCGACGAGGCCAAGCGGTTCGTCCAGCAGCGCTCCCCCGAGTGGACCGACCACAATGTGTCCGACCCCGGGGTCACGCTGATCGAGACGTTCGCGTACCTGGTCGACCAGTTGCTGTACCGGCTGAACCGGGTGCCCGACAAGAACTACGCGGCGTTCCTCGATCTGCTGGGCGTGACGCTGTTCCCGCCGACCGCGGCACGGGCCGAGATCGACTTCTGGCTCTCCGCGCCGCAGCCGGAGACCGTGCACCTGCCCGCCGGTACGGAGGTGGCCACCGTGCGCGGTGAGACCGGGGAGCCGGTGGTGTTCTCCACCTCCGACGACCTGCCGGTCGTGCCGAGTTCGCTGGTCCGGCTGGTGACCGCGCCGGTCGCGGGGGAGCAGACGGACCGCACGGCGCCGCTCGGTGCGGGCAAGGACATCCCGTGCTTCCAGGCGCGGCCGGAGCCCGGTGACGCCCTGCTGTTCGGGCTGCCGACGGCCGTGCCCCGGTGCATCGTCGCCGTGCGGCTCGACAGCCGCGTGGAGGGCGTGGGCGTCGACCCGCGGCAGCCGCCCCTGGTGTGGGAGGCGTGGGACGGAGCCCGCTGGGTGGCCTGCGCGACCGGCACCGACTCCACCGGCGGCCTCAACCGGCCCGGCGAGGTGGTGGTGTTCGTCCCGGCCGGGCACACGGCGTCCGTGGTGGCGGGGACCCGGGCGGGGTGGCTGCGCTGCCGGGTGACCGCCCCGGAGCCGGGCCAGCCGTTCTACTCGGAGTCGCCGACGATCCGGGAGGCCGAGGTGTTCACGGTCGGCGGCACGACGGCGGCCGAGCACGCGGAGACCGTCCTCGACGTGCCCCTCGGGGTGTCGGAGGGCGTGGCGGGGCAGCGGTTCACGGTGGGCCGGGCGCCGCTGCTGCTGGACGGGGACCCGCCCATCGTCCAGGTGTCGGCCGACGAGGGCTGGCAGGACTGGACCCCGGTCGAGCACTTCGGCGCGTCCGGCCCCGGTGACCGGCACGTCCGGGTCGACGCGGTGGCCGGGGAGTTCGCGTTCCCGCCGGAGGTGCGGGAGGCGGACGGCACGATGCGCGCGTACGGGGCGGTCCCCGAGAAGGGCGCCCGGCTCCGCGTGGCGCGCTGCCGCACCGGAGGCGGGTCGGCCGGGAACGTCGCCCGGGGGGCGATCTCCGTGCTGCGCAGTTCGGTGCCGTACGTCGCGAGCGTGAACAACCGCGAGGCGGCGAACGGCGGGGTCGACGGGGAGACCGTGGAGAACGCGAAGGTGCGCGCGCCCGCCATCCTGCGGGTGCAGGAGCGGGCGGTCACCGCCGAGGACTACGAGCTGATCGCCCGGGAGGCCGCGCCGTCCCTGCGCCGGGTGCGGTGCCTGCCGGCCGTGCCGGGCGAGGCGGGTGCGGTACGGGTGCTGGTGGTGCCGGACGCGGTGGCCGACGAGGACGGGCAGGTGCGGTTCGAGCAGCTGATCCCGTCGGAGGCGGTGCTCGCCGCGGTCACCGAGCGGCTCGACGAACGGCGCCTGGTCGGAACCCGGCTGATCGTCGAACCGCCCGCCTACCAGGGCGTCACGGTCGTCGCCCGGCTGGTGGCCGCGCCCGGTGACGTCGACCGGGTGCGGGCCGAGGCCCTGGAGGCGCTGTTCCGCCACATCGACCCGTTGCGGGGCGGGGCGGACGGGCGGGGGTGGCCGTTCGGCAGGCCCGTGCAGTACGGGGAGGTCTTCGCCGTGCTCCAGAACGTGGAGGGAGCGGGGCTCGTGGAGGACGTCCGGCTGTTCCCGGCGGACCCGATCACGGGGCGGCGCGGGGCGGCGGCGGACCGGGTCGACGTCGCGCCGGGGGCCCTGGTCTTCTCGCACCAGCACCAGGTCGTGGTCACCGCGGGCGGGGCCGGAGGTGCCGCATGA
- a CDS encoding phage tail protein, producing MTRAAVPGLPSRYPIGELLPALYADDDLAQRFTAGLDTVLAPVLSTLDNLPAYVDPALAPADFLPWLASWVGVEADPAWPVELRRAVVARAVELHRWRGTRRGLVERLRLCCGVHAEVRDGGGATWSAEPGAALPPPPTGEVLIRVRPVRAGDAVDARRVLEVATASCPVHLTCRVEVLPGPPGPPEAPAAPEQTGG from the coding sequence ATGACGCGGGCGGCGGTCCCCGGGCTGCCGAGCCGCTACCCGATCGGCGAGTTGCTGCCCGCCCTGTACGCGGACGACGACCTGGCCCAGCGGTTCACGGCGGGCCTGGACACGGTGCTGGCCCCGGTCCTCTCGACCCTGGACAACCTGCCCGCGTACGTCGACCCGGCCCTCGCCCCGGCCGACTTCCTGCCGTGGCTGGCGTCCTGGGTGGGCGTGGAGGCCGATCCGGCGTGGCCGGTGGAGCTGCGCCGGGCGGTCGTGGCGCGCGCCGTCGAGCTGCACCGGTGGCGCGGCACCCGGCGGGGTCTCGTGGAGCGGCTGCGCCTGTGCTGCGGGGTGCACGCGGAGGTCCGGGACGGCGGGGGCGCCACCTGGTCGGCCGAGCCCGGGGCGGCCCTCCCGCCACCGCCGACCGGGGAGGTGCTCATCCGGGTCCGGCCGGTGCGCGCGGGCGACGCGGTGGACGCCCGGCGCGTGCTGGAGGTCGCCACCGCCTCGTGCCCGGTGCACCTGACCTGCCGGGTGGAGGTCCTGCCGGGCCCGCCCGGTCCCCCCGAAGCACCCGCCGCGCCCGAACAGACTGGAGGCTGA